TGGAATCCGCGTTGCCCGGTGGTTGTCGGTCAGACGCTCGACCGCCTGTGGCGCTGGGCGCGCTCAAACGTCGCGATGCTGGCGAAGATCAACATCGCCCTCGGCGTTCTGCTCGGAGGATACACGGGCGTGCTGCTCGGCACGCTCGCCGCGCGCGCCGCGTGGAACTCGATCTTCCTCGGACCGCTCTTTCTCGTATCCGGGCTCTCGACGGGCGCGGCGCTGTTCATGCTGTTTCTCGTGTCGGCTGACGAGCACCATCGCCTGCGTCGGTGGGATCTCGTCGCGATCGGTGTCGAGATTCTTCTGCTCGCGATGTTCTTTCTCGCCCTCGCGGGCGGCGGCGGACAGACCGGGCGCGACGCGGCCACGCTCTTTTTCGGCGGACCGTTCACGGCGGTCTTCTGGTCGCTCGTGGTCGCCGTCGGCCTGATCGTTCCCGCCGTTCTCGAATTGCTGGAGTCCCGCCTCGGCCTGCGCCCCGCGAGGCTTGCCCAGGCGCTCATTCTGATTGGGGGATTGTCCTTGAGGTGGATTCTTGTCCTGGCGGGGCAGGCTTCCGTTTGACCGCCGGGTCAATTGTCGCCCAAGATCTCCAAAGGCCGGATTGTGCGTTCGGGCACAATCCGGCCATTGTTTTGCCCAAGCGGGTTTGCTAACATTTTTCGACGATTTTTCCGGCGGTTTGGCCGGTTTAGGCGACGGCTCGTTGCAGCCGATCGGGCCCCGTGCATGGGACCTGAAGGAGACCTCGCGATGAACTTGGATGTTCGCACCAACCCGGCGCTGCTGAAGCTCGATCTTTACTGCAAGGGGCTTCGCATCGACGATTCCTGCAAGACCGCCGTGGACAAGCGCGGCCGGCCCATCATGCGCACGCGCGCCGGGCTGGGCAGCGGGCTCGAACTGATCCTGCCCGACAAGATCTGGACGAACGTTCCGGTCGTCGAGGACTTCGTGAAGCAAAGCCCCTACACGCTGCACACGGAAGACGGCAAGTTCGTGCTTCGCCTTTCGGGCGAGCGCGTGTGCGAGGTGCGCGTGCCCAAGGAGCCGGACTTCTACGAGAAGCTCACCTCAACCGGACGCAAGATGAAGCGCATCGGCGTTTTGCAGGGCACGTACATCGGCATCTACCCGACGGCCGCGTGCTATTACTGGACCAAAAAGCCCCGCGAGAACTGCGACTTCTGCTCGGTCGGTCTGAATCTCGGCACCGAAGAGGAAGAGGCGAAACTCGTGCAGGACGTGGTCGAGACCTGCATCGCCGCGCAGGAAGAGTGCAACATCACCTACGTGCACTTCAACACGGGCTTCTACGAGGGTGACACCTACCTCGACCAGTTGGAGCCGTACATCAAGGCGGTGCGTCAAAACACCGGCCTGCTCATCGGCGTGCAGACGCCGCCGCATCCCGATTTTCGCCGCTACGATCGATTGCGCGAAATGGGCGTCAACACCGTGTCGTTCTGTTTCGAGTTCTTCAACAAGGAAGTCTTCGACCGGCGTTGCCCCGGCAAGAGTCGCCACGTCGGCCTTCAGCGCTACCTCGACGCGGTCGCCTATTGCGCGAAGCTTTTCGACACGACCAACGGCGAGATCGTGGCCGGTCCCGAGCCGGTGCCCGACACGCTCGCGGCCATCGACTGGATCACGAGCGTCGGCGCGATTCCCACGGTCTGCATCTTCCGACCGCTTCGCGGCACCGACGCCGAAAAGGATCCGCCGCCGAACACCGAGGAGATGGTGCCCGTGTTCAAGCGCCTTTACGAGCGCTGCATGGAACGTAACCTTCCGATCGGCATCGCGCACAACGTCGAAGTCTCCATCGTGCTCAAGCCGGAGGAGTGCCACTACTTCTCTGATCACGAGGGAAAGTACGTTCTGAACAAGGCGAAAATCTGGCTCGGCAACAAGGTTCTGCGCGCAATCCTGTGGTGGCAGCGTACCCGCGCCAGCCTTTATCGCTCCCGCAATCCCCTCGCGCTTCCGGCGACGGCCTCGTGCGCTTCGCGCCCCCTCGGTGGCGCTGCCGATAAGGCGGCTTGATGGTCGAAAAGTCGCTTCGCTGCCCGCGTTGCGGTACGGTGACGCCGGTTTCGACCGGCCAATGCGTGAAATGCGGGCTGAAGATGGTCAAGAAAAAGAAGTCGGGCGAGGTCGAGCCCGAATCTGCGCCTTCCCCTGCGCGCGTCGCGCCGCCGGCCGGGCCCACGGCGACCAAAGCCCTGCCGGGCGCGGCTCCGCCCGCTTCGCCGGCCAAACCCCAAAGACCGCCCGAGTCGCCGCCCCGCGCGGTTTCCGCCAAGTCCGGCGTCGCCATGCCCAAGCTGCGCGTGGATGGTCTCGAGCGTCACGACGACGACGCGAAGAAGGCCACGAGTGCCGGCGAGGGCGGGAAGCGCCTTAAGGGACTCGAACAGACCGCGGTTCAGGAAAAACGCGGCGCCGCGCCGCCGGCCAAGGATGAATTCAAGTCGTTGCTGATGGAGCCCCACGAGGTCGACGGCCCTGGGGTCGACCGCGTCAGCCCGCCGAATTCGGCGGAGGACGACACCTCGATTCAGAATCTGATGTTGGCTCCCCATGAAACATTCGGGGACACGACAGCCGTCGATCCGGTCGCGGCCAAGGGGAAAGGGATCGCCGATTCGTTCGGGTTCAAGCCGCTCTACAAAATTCAGGAAGACCCCGGTCCGCGCCCGCCGGGCGAGTCCGCCGGTTACGACACGACGGGTCTCGCGAACGCCCTGCCGCCCGCGGGTGGGATCTCCCATCGCATGTCGGCGATGGAGGGCGCGTACCAAGACCCATACGCGGTCGATTCGCTCTCCGACGCGCCGATGAATCCCGATGCGGCACGTTTCCGGCGCTCGGGTCCGAAAACCGACGACGGACCGCCGGCGGACGAGGTCGTCTACCAACTCAAGGTACGCCAGGCGAAGAACCGGATTTTCACACGCATCCTTCCGATGGCGCTCTTTGCCGCCGCGTTCTGGTTCGGCGGTCGGGAGTTCCTGCTCCCCATGCTCCTGATCCAGGGCGAATGGAAAGGGCGCATCGTCGACATCGACGACCGGCACGTCGGCATGGACATGCACCTCTCCCGCACCGGTCGAAAGCTCGCCGGAACGGTGAAATTCGAGTTTCCCAAGACACCCGAGGGTCTGATGCACCCCGGCAATACGCCGCGGGTATTCGGGCAGGTGATTCACGGCGCGGACGGAAAGGTCGTCGGGGAATTCGACGTCAACAAGATCTACCTGAAGGTCTGGTCCGGCGACGCCGACAGTTACCTGCTTCTCGAAGGTGGTCACACCTTTGACACGGACGGGCAGATGATCGTGCGCGACGGTAAGGCCACCAATTCGGAAGATTCGTCCGGCACGTTTGTCCTGGTTCGCGTCACCACGAAGTGAGGCCGCGCCCCGGCGAGCCGATCAGGCCGCCATCTCGGAAAACAGGCCGAACACGAACATCACGACCATGAAGATGATCGCGACGATCGACAGCGCGATGTTGATCCAATTGACGATGATCGCGGCCTTCACCATGTCCGCGCCGCCCACGCCGTCGGGATTCGCCTCGATCTGCTTCCGAGCCTGATAACCGAGAATCACGCCGGGGATCGAGAAGAAGATTCCGCACAGCAGGAAGCTCGCGACGCCGAGGACGAGCGACGCGATCGCCGCACCCGGCGGGGCCGGTTTCGCGGGCATCGGCGGACGCGGCCCGGACGGCGGATACGGGAGCGGAGCGGCGGCCTCCGGGCGGGGCTGATCGATCGCCCCCTCGGGCGCGCCGCTTCCGACGTCCGTGGCAATCGGCGCCGTGGGCGTCGAGACGGGCGTCGGCACGACGAACTGCCGTGTGCAGTGCCCGCACGCCGCGGTGGATCCCGGCGCGAGTCCGCTGACATCGAGGATCGCCTGACAGTGCGGGCAACGAACGCGCATGAAACCCCCTCGCGCCGAATCGGCGTGACGCGAACGGCGTGTTCGCCTCGCTCCCTCATATCGTGAGTCCCCGGCCGGGGCAAGGATCGGGAATGGCGAGGCCAATCCGGATTGCCAACGCGGGCGAATCGTCGTAGCTTCGCGACCGCTTCCGCGCCCCGCGTCGGGAGGAATCCATGCCTCATGGTCTCGAACAAAACCTCGCCGTCATGTGGAGCAATTCGGTTTGGCGCTTCGGCGACAAACCGTGCCACCGGTTCGTTCGCGACGGCGAGTGGATCACGCACACGTACAAGGATGTGGATGAGCGCGCCCGGCACTTCGCGCTGGGCCTCATTTCCCTCGGGCTGACGCCGCTCGACCGGGTGGCTCTGGTCTGTGAAAACCGACCCGAATGGGGCGTGGCGGACCTGGCGACCCTCGCGGCGGGCGGCGTGCTGGTCACCGTTTTCCCCACCAACTCCAACAAGCAGATCGGCTATATTGTCGACGATTCCGAAAGCCGCATCCTGATCGTCTCCAACTATTTTCAGCTCCGGAAGTGCCTCGAATCAAAGGAAGTGCAGCGCCACGCGAAAACGATCGTCATCATCGACCCCATCGCGGACCTGATTCAGGGCGATTCGCGCGTCGTGACGTTCGACGACGTCGTGAATCGCGGAAAGGGCTATGACGATCCCGCCGAGTTGGAACGCCGCGTGCGCGATATCCGCGCCGAGCACACGGCGACGATCATCTACACCTCTGGCACGACGGGGAATCCCAAGGGCGTGATGCTCACGCACGGCAATCTCCTTTCCAACGTGCGCGTGTCGCAGAGCCTGTTCCATCTTCGACCGACCGACGTCGCGCTCTCCCTGCTGCCGCTGTCCCACTCGCTGGAGCGCACCGCGGGGCATTTCGCGATGATGCTGTCGGGCGGAACGATCGCGTACTCCGAGGGAATGGATCATTTCGACGCGGAACTGAAGCAGGTGCGCCCCACCGTGCTCGTCGGCGTGCCGCGCCTGTATGAGAAAATGAAAAGCCGCATCGGGAGATCGTTCGAGGAGCAGCCGTGGACGATCCGTCAGGCATTTCGCCACGCGCTGCGTATCGGACGCGAATCGACGCGGTTCCGGCTGCGCGGAAGGCGGCTTCCGGCGTATCTCGATCTGCAGGCGCAGCTCGCCGAGAGCCTGATCTTCCGCCGCGTGAAGGCCGGTTTCGGCGGACGCCTGCGGTTTGTGATCTCGGGCGGCGCGCCGCTTGCGGTCGAGATCGCGGAATTCTTTTTCGCGCTGGGCGTGCCGCTCTACGAAGGTTACGGCCTCACGGAGGCGAGCCCCGTGGTGTGCGCGAACTGCCCCGGCGCCGTGAAGCTGGGGACGGTGGGGCGACCGATTCCCGGCGTCGAAGTGCTGATCGAGGAGAGCGGCGAAATCCTTGTTCGAGGCCCCAACGTGATGAAAGGCTACTACAAGCTGCCGATGGAAACGGCGCAGGTCGTGCGCGGCGGATGGCTTCACACGGGCGATATCGGCGAACTCGACGCCGAAGGGTTTCTGCGCATCACGGGCCGGCTGAAGGACATCATCATCACCTCGGGCGGCAAGAACATCGCCCCACAGTGCGTCGAGACCCTGCTGGAGATGGAACCGAACATCAAGCAGGTGTGCGTCGTCGGCGATCGGAGGCCGTTTCTGGCGGCGGTGATCGTGCCCGATTTCGTGGAACTGCGCGCGTGGGCGAAGGCGCAGGGGCTCGCGTTTTCGCGCGACCGCGACCTCGTCCGGCACGCCGGCGTCGAATCGTCGATCCAGGCGGCCGTGGACCGTGTCAACGCGCAGCTTTCCTCGTCCGAAGCGGTTCGCAAGTTCATCGTCGCCGATTTCGAGTTCACGCAGGACAACGGCATGCTCACGCCGACGTTCAAGGTGCGCCGCAAGGCCGTCGAGATCCGATTCGCGCACGAAATCGACCAGTTGTACTGACATGGCGCCGGAAGCCCCGCTCATTCGCGCCTTCGTTGCCGTTCCGGTTCCCGAGGACATACGCCGCAAACTCGGCGTCGTCTGCACCGAGACCCTGGGCGATCTGACGCACCTGCGCCCGGTGAACGCTCGCAATATCCACGTCACGCTCAAGTTTCTCGGTGAGATCGGGCGCGATGCGCTGCACGCCGTCGAACGCGCCCTGCACGCCGTCGCCGGGCGTCACACGGCATTCGATTTGCGTGTCGAGGGAGTCCGCACGCTGCCGACGCGCGGCGACCCGCGCGTGGTCTTCGCCGACCTTCTGGGTCCTGTCGATCGACTCGCGCTTCTGGCGCGGGACATCGAAGACGTGGCCGCGCAGGCGGGGATCGCGCGCGAGGACCGGCCATTCACGGCGCACCTCACGCTCGCGCGCATCAAGAGCCCGAAACAGCTCGGCCTGCTCCGCAAACGGATTGAGACCGTGGCGACGCAGTCCTTCGGCGTGCTGCCCGTGCGTGAAATCGTACTGTACCGGTCGGAACTCGATCCGGCGGGCGCGCGATACACGGCTGTCGGCGGCGCGGCGCTGCGCGATCGCTGATCGACCCGACGAGCGATTCTTAGCCGCTACGAGCGATTTATCGCGGCGAGGTGATCGGCGAGCGCCTTGGCCGGCGGCGCGAGCACGATGCGATTCCCGCCGGAGGACGCCGCCGCAAACAGAGCCGCCTCGGCCTGCGAGACGAGTTCCGCGCGATCGCGGTAGTGGTTGTCGCCCGGATGAAAGTGGGCGATTCCGAACGAAAGCGTGATCTTGAACTCGATGGATGCCGCCCGCACCTTGCGTCCCTCGATCGTCGTGCGAATTCTCTCGGCGTACTCGCGCGCATCGGGCGACGTATTCTCGGGCTGAACGATGAAAAACTCCCCCGGAGAAAACTGCCCGAGCAGATCGTACACGCGCTTGCGCGTGGACAGCGCCTTGGCGACAACGCTCACGACCTTGAGGCGCGTGTCCTCGCCCGCCATCTGATCGAGCGCCTGGGCGCGGTCGACGCCGCACAGCAACAACGCAAAAGGGCGGCCCGTGCGGATCGATCGGCCGATCTCGGCCTCGACGAACAGGTCGAGCATCTTGCGAATGAAGATCCCGGTCCCCGTCGTGAGCACGTGCTCGGCGCGGATTCGTCGGTTGAGCGCTTCGAGATAATCCACCTGCGCACGCAGTTCGTCGATCTCCCGCCGCGGATCGCCCGGCGCGACGGGTGCGGGCGCACTCGCCGAACTGGGGATGGGTTCGGCGAAAAACAGCGCACCGTCCGGCGTCGAAACGAGGATCGCCATGACGCGCGATTCGCGCTCGTTCGAACGCCAGGTGTAGACGCCGCGCTCCAGCGAACGCGACGCGCGCACCTCCTCGATTGTGTCGGGCTTGATCGAAGGCAGAAACTCGACGACGGATCTGCCACTCAGTTGGTCGAGGGGACTGCCGGCCAGTTCCGCGAGTCCCCGCGAGGCGCGCACGATGCGCAAGGACGCGTCGAGCTGGGCCGCGACCGTGCGGGATACGGACCAGATCAGTTCGTCCAGCACTGCGTCGCGATCGGCCAACGGACCTCCCCGGGGTTACGAACCCTGCGTGACGGACTCCCTGCCCATGGTCTTCGCGGCCTCGGGCGCGGCGTTCTTCTCGGCGGCCGGGACCGCTTCGCCGGGACCGAGGGTCTTCTCGGCGGCCACCGTTTCGGGCTTCACGAGACCGAGTTCGATCTCGAACTGCCGCAGCGTTTCGTTGGCCTGGAGTTTTTCGGCTTCCTTTTCGATTTCAAACTCTTCGGCGCCGACGTGGTCGAGCGCCAGTTCGAGCCGCGCCTGCGACTGGGCAGCGCGCTCCTCGATCTTGCGGATCATCTCGTCGTGCGTCTGATCGATGCTTCCGACCTCGAAGGTCTGCATGGTGTGAGCGACGCGGTTCTGCCACTCGGTCTGTTTCGCGACGCTGATAGCGCGCAGGGCTTCCTTGATCTTGCGGTCGCGTTCGGCCAGGAACGCATTCTTGACCCGCTGCGCCTTTTCGAACGCCTTTTCAGAGATTTCGGCGTTGGTATTTGCCGAGGCGAGATCCTTTTGGACCTGCTCCAGCGTGGTCGCGAAATTGAGCGCCATGTCGCGCTTGTCGGCGAGCAGGGCCGCCTTGATCTTGCCTTTGAGCTGCTTTTCCTGCTCGACGAGCGAATCGCGCTGCTTTTGCGCCAGCACGACGTTGGCTTTGACCATGGCGATATTTTCGTTCATCACGGGAATCTGGTCGTTCAGATCCCGGATATTTTGTTGCAGAATCTTCTCGGGATCTTCGAGCGAATCGACCGCGCCGCCGAACGTGGCGCGCAGCCATCGCATGAGCCGTTTGAACATGATGGTCTCCCGTCGAACGACGCAATGGTGAACCAGACTGATACATAGCCCTCGGTTACGAGGCGGGTCAAGCCGGTCGAGCGACGAAATCCGGTCGGATTTAACCGACGACGCGGCGGCGGTGTCGAAGAGCAGGACGACCGTGTTCAAAACCGCAACGAAGAGACGGGACGACACCATGGCCCGGCCGGCCCGGACGGGCGATCTGGAAAATCTGGCCGACCGGGAACTGGTTCGGGCGTTCGTGGCGGGCGAGGTGGCCGCGTTCGAGGAGATCATGAAACGCCACCGGCGCATGGTATATTTCGCGGCACTGCGCGTCGCGGGCACGCACCACGACGCCGACGAGGCGGCCCAAAAGACCTTCATCGCGGT
This DNA window, taken from Deltaproteobacteria bacterium, encodes the following:
- the nrfD gene encoding polysulfide reductase NrfD, with amino-acid sequence MTEIEVNRNSHLIDPVMHIWGWEIPVYLFLGGLAAGMMILSAAMALRDVDGRRSKWARFAPFAAPILLSIGMAALFADLEFKSHVFRFYFALRVTSPMSWGSWILLGIYPATILLGLASMTESERVAATSWNPRCPVVVGQTLDRLWRWARSNVAMLAKINIALGVLLGGYTGVLLGTLAARAAWNSIFLGPLFLVSGLSTGAALFMLFLVSADEHHRLRRWDLVAIGVEILLLAMFFLALAGGGGQTGRDAATLFFGGPFTAVFWSLVVAVGLIVPAVLELLESRLGLRPARLAQALILIGGLSLRWILVLAGQASV
- a CDS encoding DUF4190 domain-containing protein; this encodes MRVRCPHCQAILDVSGLAPGSTAACGHCTRQFVVPTPVSTPTAPIATDVGSGAPEGAIDQPRPEAAAPLPYPPSGPRPPMPAKPAPPGAAIASLVLGVASFLLCGIFFSIPGVILGYQARKQIEANPDGVGGADMVKAAIIVNWINIALSIVAIIFMVVMFVFGLFSEMAA
- a CDS encoding long-chain fatty acid--CoA ligase, with amino-acid sequence MPHGLEQNLAVMWSNSVWRFGDKPCHRFVRDGEWITHTYKDVDERARHFALGLISLGLTPLDRVALVCENRPEWGVADLATLAAGGVLVTVFPTNSNKQIGYIVDDSESRILIVSNYFQLRKCLESKEVQRHAKTIVIIDPIADLIQGDSRVVTFDDVVNRGKGYDDPAELERRVRDIRAEHTATIIYTSGTTGNPKGVMLTHGNLLSNVRVSQSLFHLRPTDVALSLLPLSHSLERTAGHFAMMLSGGTIAYSEGMDHFDAELKQVRPTVLVGVPRLYEKMKSRIGRSFEEQPWTIRQAFRHALRIGRESTRFRLRGRRLPAYLDLQAQLAESLIFRRVKAGFGGRLRFVISGGAPLAVEIAEFFFALGVPLYEGYGLTEASPVVCANCPGAVKLGTVGRPIPGVEVLIEESGEILVRGPNVMKGYYKLPMETAQVVRGGWLHTGDIGELDAEGFLRITGRLKDIIITSGGKNIAPQCVETLLEMEPNIKQVCVVGDRRPFLAAVIVPDFVELRAWAKAQGLAFSRDRDLVRHAGVESSIQAAVDRVNAQLSSSEAVRKFIVADFEFTQDNGMLTPTFKVRRKAVEIRFAHEIDQLY
- the thpR gene encoding RNA 2',3'-cyclic phosphodiesterase, translating into MAPEAPLIRAFVAVPVPEDIRRKLGVVCTETLGDLTHLRPVNARNIHVTLKFLGEIGRDALHAVERALHAVAGRHTAFDLRVEGVRTLPTRGDPRVVFADLLGPVDRLALLARDIEDVAAQAGIAREDRPFTAHLTLARIKSPKQLGLLRKRIETVATQSFGVLPVREIVLYRSELDPAGARYTAVGGAALRDR
- a CDS encoding GGDEF domain-containing protein — translated: MADRDAVLDELIWSVSRTVAAQLDASLRIVRASRGLAELAGSPLDQLSGRSVVEFLPSIKPDTIEEVRASRSLERGVYTWRSNERESRVMAILVSTPDGALFFAEPIPSSASAPAPVAPGDPRREIDELRAQVDYLEALNRRIRAEHVLTTGTGIFIRKMLDLFVEAEIGRSIRTGRPFALLLCGVDRAQALDQMAGEDTRLKVVSVVAKALSTRKRVYDLLGQFSPGEFFIVQPENTSPDAREYAERIRTTIEGRKVRAASIEFKITLSFGIAHFHPGDNHYRDRAELVSQAEAALFAAASSGGNRIVLAPPAKALADHLAAINRS
- a CDS encoding PspA/IM30 family protein: MFKRLMRWLRATFGGAVDSLEDPEKILQQNIRDLNDQIPVMNENIAMVKANVVLAQKQRDSLVEQEKQLKGKIKAALLADKRDMALNFATTLEQVQKDLASANTNAEISEKAFEKAQRVKNAFLAERDRKIKEALRAISVAKQTEWQNRVAHTMQTFEVGSIDQTHDEMIRKIEERAAQSQARLELALDHVGAEEFEIEKEAEKLQANETLRQFEIELGLVKPETVAAEKTLGPGEAVPAAEKNAAPEAAKTMGRESVTQGS